The following are from one region of the Rosistilla carotiformis genome:
- a CDS encoding aldehyde dehydrogenase family protein encodes MTVLTESSVAAKVKHTECFIDGQWVPAESGKTFATVNPATEEVIAKVAEGDAADIDKAALAARRAFESGDWPKMDARDRGKLMMRLADLIEEEIDSLAALESLDNGKPISESRHADLPLVIDCLRYYAGFADKIHGQTIPIRGNYLCYTRREPVGVAGQIIPWNFPMLMTAWKWGPALAAGCTIVMKPAEQTPLTCLRMAQLAAEAGFPKGVINVVPGFGPTAGSAVTKNPNIDKVAFTGEHRTAQIIMREAAESLKRLTFELGGKSPNVVFADADMDAAVRGAYVGLYLNQGQCCCAGSRLFVEERAHDEFLEKLTALTTNRRVGNPLDPQTEQGPQVDQAQFDKIMGFIDKGQDEGARCISGGKRVGNKGYFIEPTVFDGVTDDMTIAQHEIFGPVLSVLKFKDYEEMIQRANNTYFGLAAAVWTSDIKKAHDYAARVRAGTIWVNCYDVFDAAAPFGGFKMSGHGRELGEEGLRAYLENKTVTIAL; translated from the coding sequence ATGACCGTCCTAACCGAATCGTCAGTGGCTGCGAAAGTGAAACACACCGAGTGTTTTATCGACGGGCAATGGGTGCCGGCCGAGAGTGGCAAGACCTTCGCGACAGTGAACCCCGCGACCGAAGAAGTCATCGCCAAAGTGGCCGAAGGGGACGCAGCGGACATCGACAAAGCAGCGCTGGCGGCGCGACGCGCGTTCGAGAGCGGCGACTGGCCCAAGATGGACGCGCGCGATCGTGGCAAGCTGATGATGCGATTGGCCGATCTGATCGAAGAGGAGATCGATTCGCTCGCGGCACTCGAATCGCTCGACAACGGCAAACCGATCTCCGAATCGCGACACGCCGACCTGCCACTGGTGATCGATTGCTTGCGCTACTATGCCGGATTTGCTGATAAAATCCACGGTCAAACGATTCCGATCCGGGGCAACTACCTGTGTTACACGCGCCGCGAACCGGTCGGCGTCGCGGGACAGATCATCCCCTGGAACTTTCCGATGTTGATGACCGCATGGAAATGGGGCCCTGCGTTGGCCGCTGGCTGCACGATCGTGATGAAGCCCGCCGAACAAACGCCACTGACCTGCCTGCGGATGGCGCAACTGGCGGCCGAAGCAGGCTTCCCCAAAGGCGTGATCAATGTGGTCCCGGGATTTGGACCCACCGCAGGCTCTGCCGTCACCAAGAACCCCAACATCGACAAGGTCGCTTTTACTGGCGAGCATCGCACGGCGCAAATCATCATGCGTGAGGCGGCCGAATCGTTGAAGCGACTGACCTTCGAATTGGGCGGCAAGAGCCCCAACGTCGTCTTCGCCGATGCCGACATGGACGCCGCGGTACGGGGAGCCTATGTAGGGCTGTACCTGAACCAAGGCCAGTGCTGCTGCGCCGGCAGCCGGCTGTTCGTTGAAGAGCGGGCACACGACGAGTTCCTGGAGAAGCTGACCGCGCTGACCACCAATCGCCGCGTCGGCAACCCACTGGATCCGCAAACCGAACAGGGGCCGCAGGTCGACCAAGCTCAATTCGACAAAATCATGGGCTTCATCGACAAGGGACAGGACGAGGGGGCGCGATGCATCTCCGGCGGCAAACGGGTCGGCAATAAAGGCTATTTTATCGAACCGACGGTCTTCGACGGGGTGACCGACGACATGACGATCGCGCAACACGAGATCTTCGGCCCGGTGTTGAGCGTGTTGAAGTTTAAGGACTACGAAGAGATGATCCAGCGCGCCAACAACACCTATTTTGGGCTTGCGGCCGCGGTCTGGACCAGCGATATCAAAAAGGCGCACGATTACGCGGCACGCGTCCGCGCGGGAACGATCTGGGTCAACTGCTACGACGTCTTCGACGCAGCAGCCCCCTTCGGAGGATTCAAGATGAGCGGTCACGGCCGCGAACTCGGGGAAGAGGGTTTGCGCGCTTACCTGGAAAACAAAACGGTGACGATCGCGCTTTAA